A genomic stretch from Aedes albopictus strain Foshan chromosome 2, AalbF5, whole genome shotgun sequence includes:
- the LOC134288373 gene encoding uncharacterized protein LOC134288373: MACGKKTAPSLVMCIDREMTDLTMVTARWREYFEELLNGGNGRATDRIRIDDDGQAVEPPTLDEVKTAIRGLKNNNAAGKDELPVQFLKYDSEQLYQLLHRIILTIWEEEELPASWLDVLICPPYKKGHRLECANYRGTTLLNSPYKILPGILFHRLRSIEESSVGQYQAGFREGRSTFTLRQIIDKFREYNLQTHHLFIEFKAAYGSVKRNELWQITIEHGFPVKLIRLVRVTLGSSKSGVWVADEISSLFVALDGLKQGDVLSNLLLNITLERAIRRAGVQRSGPIVTKSHVLLGFADDIDIIGIDRRAVEEAFIPFTRETARIGLMISTTETKYKVVGGQRRVGLAVVLVKKCGARW; the protein is encoded by the coding sequence atggcgtgcggaaaaaaaacagcgccttctctcgTCATGTGCATCGACCGTGAAATGACAGACTTAACAATGGTGACTGCCAGATGGAGAGAGTACTTCGaggaattgttgaacggtggaaATGGAAGAGCcacagacagaattcgaatcgacgacgacggacaagctgttgaacctccaacgctagacgaggtcaagacagccattagaggactgaagaacaataatgctgctgggaaggacgaacttccGGTCCAGTTTCTCAAGTAcgatagtgagcagctgtatcaactcctacaccgtattatattgactatatgggaagaggaagaactgcctgctagttggttggatgttcTCATTTGCCCTCCATAcaaaaaagggcatcgactggagtgcgcgaattacagaggaacaaCACTTCTCAATTCACCGTACAAAATTTTGCCCGGAATTCTGTTTCACAGGCTGAGGTCGATTGAGGAGTCTTCCGTCGGCCaatatcaggcgggttttcgtgagggccgatcaacgttCACCTTGCGGCAGATTATCGATAagtttcgggagtacaacttgcagacccatcatctgtttattgaattCAAGGCAGCGTAcggttcagtgaagagaaacgaattATGGCAGATtacgatcgaacatggttttccggtgaagcTGATAAGACTGGTTCGTGTGACGCTTGGCAGTTCGAAATCAGGTGTGTGGGTTGCGGACGAAATTTCGTCATTGTTCGTAGCCTTAGAcgggctgaagcagggcgatgtcCTTTCGAACTTACTGCTCAATATCACACTGGaaagagcgataaggagagctggtgtgcaaaggagcggacccattgtcacgaagtcgcatgtGCTCCTAggcttcgcggatgatatcgacatcatcgggatcgaccgtcgagccgtggaagaggcgttcataccttttacaagggagactgcgaggattggactaatGATTAGCACAACAGAGACCAAGTACAAGGTTGTTGGTGGTCAACGTCGCGTCGGTCTGGCCGTGGTATTGGTGAAAAAGTGTGGTGCTAGATGGTGA